Sequence from the Thermocoleostomius sinensis A174 genome:
AAAGTTATCTGTTGCTCATTGCAAGCAGACACCTGGCTATTACTCTGTTGCTCCACATCTGGTGCAGGATCGTCTGGTTTGGAATCATCTGTCTCAATGATGGGTGTTTCCCCTGGTTCGATACTGGAAGGGGTGACAGGTAGCGTTTCGGCAAGGGAATAGTTCGGCTCTATTGACTCGCTCGCAGGAGCAGTAGGAGTCTCTTGTAGAATCGTAGCTGGACTGCTATTGGTAGGGAGTTCATCCAACAGCGTTGTTTCAGCGGATTGGGCTGAGGTATGAAGGGGAGACAGCGTGAACGCGAACGTGTCGTAGGGCTGCTGATATCCAGCCACTCTTAGATAAAGCCGAACTGGCAGCGGGTAAGCCTTGACAATTGGCTCACAGTCTGGATTAGACTCGATGAGTTTAGGCACATTCGATCGTACCGTTTGCTCGACGGCTTGGAAAATCTGCGGTGGCTCTGGCTCAATGTGCAACAGGTGCTCAATTAAAACCAACAGCACTCCCTCTCGAATGGCGCAACGAATTTGAAGGCGATTTGGCTGAGCTATCTGTTGTTGAAGGATTGTTTGAATCAGTGGAATGAGCCAGCCAATCTCACTAGCAGAGATCGAGCTAGTAGGAGCGGTGGGCTGGGGTTGCGGTTCAAGGGAACGGTTGCGCTTGAAAAGAAAATTCCTGACCATGCTGTAGTAAGGGAAATTAAGCGACTAGAGCCATTAACACAAGCCGTACAGGGACACAGATTATCTTCAATAGATCACGCCAAGCGGAGGCGTTTCAGGATGGCACGACGACATCGATTCGATTCAGTTCCATTGGCTACATCCTCCTAGTTTATTCGGTCAACCCATAAATGGCTGGTAGCTGCCGGTATTGTTGGTTAAAATCGATACCATATCCTACAATAAATCGATCGGGAATCGTGAAGCCTAAATAATCGATTTGCACAGATCGCTGTCTTCGTTCAGGCTTATTCAGCAAGGCACAGAGCTTTAAGGAGGCAGGCTGGTATTGCTGCAAAAGTTCTAGAGCCGTGTGGGTAGTGATTCCGGTATCAATAATATCTTCTACAACAATGACATCCTGGTTGACGATCGTCTCGGCAGCAATTCCCATCAACATTTGTGCCTGTCCAGAACTGGTTGTAGAAGAGCCATAACTAGAAAACCGCATAAACTCCACGTCTCGAATGGGAATCTGCATCGCTCGTACTAGATCCGCGAGAAAGATAAACGACCCTTTAAGAATTCCAATCATTAAGGGAGAACGATCCACATAATCGCGATCGATTTCTTGGGCGAGGCGTTGTACAGTATTGGCGATTGCCGTCTGGGCAATGAGTAGTTCTAGGGGTTTCTCCATTGGGGTCATCCTCACAGATCTTACCCACTATATCGATCCAAATTAAAAGTGAAGCATTTTGAGCATGACTGAATTGAAGCTAGGCTGCCAATAAACCCTTTGATCTTTCGCCTGACTTTGGCTGTGCTTGGGCCTTGCTCCTTCTATGCTCTGCTATAGTTTCTCTATGCCTCCACTTACCCTCAAGCAACGGCTAGCAAAAACGCTGGAAGATGCAGTGCTCTCTAACGACGAGAAGCGGGCGCTGGAGTTTGTTTTTGCAAACTTGGAACTGACAGATGCTCAACGATTGCACATTCGACAACTGGCGTTCGATTTGGCATCAGAAGCGCTGACTAAAGCCCGGCCCCAAGCCGTATTGCAATGGTTCAATGCGGTAACGCTCCTGCTGACCCCTTCTGTCTCATCCTCCTTAATAGCTGAGGCATGGTTTAGCCCCCATAACAACTGTGCAGAACGTATTGTGCGACTGCTGGATGCGGCGCAACGGGAGGTAGATATTTGTATATTCACAGTTACAGATAATCGGTTGTCTGAAGCAATTCTGGAAACTCATCAACGCGGAGTCTCTATTCGGATCATTTCTGATAACGACAAAGCGTTCGATCGAGGATCGGATATTATGTTTCTTCATACGAACGGTATTTCTGTACGAGTTGATCGCTCTGAGTTTCACATGCACCATAAATTTGCAGTATTCGATCGACAAATTCTGTTAACAGGTAGTTACAACTGGACAGTGGGGGCAGCGCGTGATAACCAAGAGAATTTTTTGATTACGTCCGATCCTCGTCTGGTACAGGCGTATCAAGGAGAATTTGAGCGGTTGTGGCAAAAATTGGCAAATACTAGCGCTTTGTAGAGCAGGCTGATGGCGTTAGTGGGACAAGTCGCTGTGCGCGCGTTCAATCTGCTGATTCCACACATGCAGCAGGCGATCGACTGCCCGATTCCAAGTGAATTGAGCAATATGATGCCGAGCATTTTGCCCCAACGTTTGGCGCATCTGTGGATGATTGATCAGTTGTACTAATTTCTCTAGAAAATCTTGTTGATTGCCCGGCGCATACAAGCAACCCGTATAACCATCCTCAATACTGTCAATAATACCTCCTGCACGCGGAGCTAAAACGGGCAACCCGGCAGCAAACGCTTCCAAAACCGTTAAGCCTTTAGTTTCTTTCTCTGAGGCTGTAACGTGAATATCGCTGTTAATCAACAGAGCCGGAACTTCAGATGGTGGGATTCGCCCCAGCCAACCTACCGAGAATCCGAACGATGATAATTGGTCAGTGATTCGATCGCGCATGGGGCCATCTCCAGCGATCACTAGGGCAATATCGGTGGAGGATAAGGTTTCCTGCACCAGAAATTCCGCAAGGTTGCCAAGAGCATCAAGTGCAAAATTCCAGCCTTTGTCAGGTGTTAGCCGTCCTAGAAAAACGAGCTTAATTTTTTTATCTATCTCTTCTATTCCATAGGTGTGATGAAAAAAGTCAGGGCGTCGTAAATTTGGATGAAAGCGATCGAAATCAATGCCTAGAAACTCGTCGGTTACAACATTCTTAATTCCCATTTGTCTCAACTTATGTGCTGTTTCGGCACTAGCAGTTAGCGTTGCATTGTAGGAATTATAATTACGAGCAATCAAGCATTGAGACAGCTGTTGAAATCCACGCAGTACGAAGTTTGGCAAGGCAAAATAATCTTCAATATACTCAATGAAATTAGTATGAAAGAAGGCAACGCAAGGAATATTCGCCTGACGAGCATAAGCAACACCAGGATACTTAAACAAACTAAGAAATAGGCGATCGGGTTCATCAACATGAATTAAATCAGGCTGAAATTTTTTTAACTCATGGATCAATAATGGATAGGCTTGGCGACTGATATTGCGTTCAAACGTTATATCTATAAACGGCACGCTTGGTAAATTAATTACGTTAATACCTGGTAGAATTTCGCCTGTAAATGCTTGCCAATTTGGATAAATTTGTTCTAACGTCTGGTAGTCTGGGCAAAACACGATCGCTTCATACTGGCGTTGGCTTAGCTGCTGTAATCGATGCCACAAGGTGATAGTCACTCCATCAATCACAGGAAGAAATCCAGAAGAAATGATGGCAACTTTCATGGGTGTAAATTCATTGAGTTATTTTGGTTCTAAACGACGTTCCCATGCTAGAAAATTTGCCTTGCCGCTTTGCACATACGGCGACCAAGCAATCAATTGAATCATACCGCGATTGAGCAGTGAAAAGGGAAACTGCATTGGCCGCACGAAATCCAGGAACAAGATTACGCGCAGATCATTAGTATTGTTCCAAGCTTTGTGAGGAAATGTGTCATCAAAAATTAAGCTTTTACCTTCTTGCCAATAACGAGTTTCTTGACCCACTTGGATGCCACAACCCCGATCGACAGGTGGTACTTTAAGCGCCAAATGATAGCGTAGTAGGCCTTTGTAGGGGCCTCGATGCTCTGGTATTTGTTTATGAGGTAACAAAATAGAAAAAAAGGCAGTTTTCATGCCTGGTATTTGTTCAATCAGACGTGTTGTGTTGGGACATCGATTGCAGTTTTTTTCAGCTTTGTAACCGTAGGCATATAAAAAATAAGTTTTCCAACGATCGTCCTGTGTAATGCTAGTTTGATCTGTCGAAATCTCCTGAAAATTAGGCAAGCGATCGATTTGTTGCAGCACAACATCTAGTTCCTGTCGAATAGTCAGCCAATTTGCCTCTAGCAATTGTACCCAAGCAAATTGATCTGTATCCAAAAACGGTCTATTTGGCACTAGTGATTTTCTAGCAATCTGATCTTCTAACTGTCGCACAAGGACTTCGCCATAGGTCAATACCAATTGTTTGTGCTTTGCTTGCAGTTGA
This genomic interval carries:
- the hpt gene encoding hypoxanthine phosphoribosyltransferase translates to MEKPLELLIAQTAIANTVQRLAQEIDRDYVDRSPLMIGILKGSFIFLADLVRAMQIPIRDVEFMRFSSYGSSTTSSGQAQMLMGIAAETIVNQDVIVVEDIIDTGITTHTALELLQQYQPASLKLCALLNKPERRQRSVQIDYLGFTIPDRFIVGYGIDFNQQYRQLPAIYGLTE
- a CDS encoding phospholipase D-like domain-containing protein, translated to MPPLTLKQRLAKTLEDAVLSNDEKRALEFVFANLELTDAQRLHIRQLAFDLASEALTKARPQAVLQWFNAVTLLLTPSVSSSLIAEAWFSPHNNCAERIVRLLDAAQREVDICIFTVTDNRLSEAILETHQRGVSIRIISDNDKAFDRGSDIMFLHTNGISVRVDRSEFHMHHKFAVFDRQILLTGSYNWTVGAARDNQENFLITSDPRLVQAYQGEFERLWQKLANTSAL
- a CDS encoding glycosyltransferase; the encoded protein is MKVAIISSGFLPVIDGVTITLWHRLQQLSQRQYEAIVFCPDYQTLEQIYPNWQAFTGEILPGINVINLPSVPFIDITFERNISRQAYPLLIHELKKFQPDLIHVDEPDRLFLSLFKYPGVAYARQANIPCVAFFHTNFIEYIEDYFALPNFVLRGFQQLSQCLIARNYNSYNATLTASAETAHKLRQMGIKNVVTDEFLGIDFDRFHPNLRRPDFFHHTYGIEEIDKKIKLVFLGRLTPDKGWNFALDALGNLAEFLVQETLSSTDIALVIAGDGPMRDRITDQLSSFGFSVGWLGRIPPSEVPALLINSDIHVTASEKETKGLTVLEAFAAGLPVLAPRAGGIIDSIEDGYTGCLYAPGNQQDFLEKLVQLINHPQMRQTLGQNARHHIAQFTWNRAVDRLLHVWNQQIERAHSDLSH
- a CDS encoding aspartyl/asparaginyl beta-hydroxylase domain-containing protein, with translation MSSFYSQLQAKHKQLVLTYGEVLVRQLEDQIARKSLVPNRPFLDTDQFAWVQLLEANWLTIRQELDVVLQQIDRLPNFQEISTDQTSITQDDRWKTYFLYAYGYKAEKNCNRCPNTTRLIEQIPGMKTAFFSILLPHKQIPEHRGPYKGLLRYHLALKVPPVDRGCGIQVGQETRYWQEGKSLIFDDTFPHKAWNNTNDLRVILFLDFVRPMQFPFSLLNRGMIQLIAWSPYVQSGKANFLAWERRLEPK